In a single window of the Rhodococcus qingshengii JCM 15477 genome:
- a CDS encoding YlcI/YnfO family protein produces the protein MSTQIAVRLPDEIVEFLDDEVREHRATSRASLVLRALERERRRQIAARDAEILSAATSEHDLSPLAHHAVNRQPTGST, from the coding sequence ATGAGCACGCAGATCGCGGTACGACTACCGGACGAGATCGTGGAATTTCTCGACGACGAAGTCAGGGAACATCGCGCCACCTCGCGAGCCTCACTAGTGTTGCGCGCTCTCGAACGGGAGCGTCGCCGTCAGATAGCCGCACGAGACGCGGAGATCCTCTCGGCCGCAACATCCGAACATGATTTGAGCCCCCTCGCTCACCACGCCGTGAATCGACAGCCAACAGGCTCGACCTGA
- a CDS encoding type II toxin-antitoxin system PemK/MazF family toxin: MRPIHEAKLDTVRPVLVLTREMVRPHLGTVTVAPITGEIRGLSTEVSVSVANGLSADAVVSCDHITTIPVSALGNIIGYLLPAQEESLSIAVRAAFDLE, from the coding sequence ATGCGACCAATTCACGAAGCCAAGCTCGACACAGTTCGGCCGGTCCTCGTACTCACCCGAGAGATGGTCCGTCCACACCTCGGGACCGTCACGGTAGCGCCCATCACCGGCGAGATCCGAGGACTGTCCACTGAGGTGTCCGTCAGCGTCGCTAACGGACTATCCGCCGACGCGGTGGTCAGTTGCGACCACATCACCACCATTCCAGTCAGTGCACTCGGCAACATCATCGGTTATCTTCTTCCAGCGCAAGAGGAATCACTGTCCATAGCCGTGCGCGCCGCCTTCGATCTCGAATGA